The Sphingobacterium bambusae genome includes a window with the following:
- the cobA gene encoding uroporphyrinogen-III C-methyltransferase produces the protein MQVKPFITLVGAGPGDPDLITLKAVKAIQMADVILYDALVNEELLDYAKPSCTKIYVGKRAERISTSQDYINKLLVDYALTHGHVVRLKGGDPFVFGRGGEELDYARQFDIPTAVVPGISSSVGLTGLQQIPLTYRGISESFWVITGATSDGQLSADLQTAAQTSATVVVLMGYAKLAQIVALYEQQGKGDLPIALIQNGSLPTERIALGRINTILDEAKRKEVGVPAIIVLGEVVAKHQAFERLKEELKTIAQ, from the coding sequence ATGCAAGTTAAACCATTTATAACGCTTGTGGGAGCAGGGCCGGGTGATCCGGATTTGATTACCCTGAAGGCGGTAAAAGCTATACAAATGGCCGACGTCATCCTTTACGATGCCTTGGTCAACGAAGAACTATTAGATTACGCAAAACCCAGCTGTACCAAAATATATGTGGGCAAACGCGCCGAGCGTATTTCCACGTCGCAGGATTACATCAACAAACTATTGGTGGATTATGCCTTGACACACGGCCATGTGGTACGCTTAAAAGGGGGAGATCCCTTTGTTTTTGGTCGCGGTGGCGAAGAGCTCGATTACGCCCGTCAGTTTGATATCCCTACGGCGGTGGTTCCGGGCATATCCTCGTCCGTGGGCTTAACCGGCTTGCAGCAGATTCCGCTAACCTATCGCGGCATCAGTGAGAGCTTTTGGGTGATCACGGGCGCTACGTCTGACGGACAGCTGTCTGCCGATCTGCAAACAGCCGCGCAGACCAGCGCCACGGTGGTGGTGTTGATGGGCTACGCGAAGTTAGCGCAAATCGTTGCCCTATACGAGCAGCAAGGGAAGGGCGATCTACCCATTGCCTTGATCCAAAACGGATCGCTGCCAACCGAGCGCATCGCCTTGGGTCGTATCAATACGATATTGGACGAGGCCAAGCGAAAGGAAGTGGGCGTACCAGCCATCATCGTTTTGGGCGAGGTGGTTGCCAAACACCAAGCTTTTGAGCGCCTGAAAGAAGAACTTAAAACCATCGCGCAGTAG
- a CDS encoding HEPN domain-containing protein has protein sequence MQSFRTELENPVVEHEIIELEKKIRAFQGGEIPEEKFRSLRLARGVYGQRQSGVQMVRIKLPFGRITFKQMLKIADISDEYASKNLHLTTRQDIQIHYVSLDKTPEVWAKLAEDDMTLREACGNTVRNVTASPASGIDPDEPFDVSPYAQSTFAYFLRNPFCAEMGRKIKMSFSSSDKDTAFSYIHDFGFIPKVRMVDGEEIRGFKVMMAGGLGSQPFLASPIFDFLPEDDVLPYIESTLRVFDRYGERNNRNKARFKYLVQKLGLEEVLRLIDEERTANKIKTYRVDRGLIPQPEAPTAVVIPVEPVDQLAFELWKATNTFEQKQKGYYGVYVKILTGDIPTDKARMLVSGVQGHIADDIRITQDQNLLFKYVRPESLPHIFNVLTELGYAKPGYNSTSDVTTCPGTDTCNLGISNSTEMARVLEKYIHEFHQDFIYEQHLKIKISGCMNSCGQHGLAHIGFHGSSVKAAGKVVPAAQVMLGGGTVGNGVGRVAERVIKVPTKRVLNVVDLVLTDYKANRQQDENFHAYYDRQTKDYFYRMLKPLSDLTTLSDDEFIDWGHEESFATAIGVGECAGVVIDLVATLLLEAEEKVDLANKAFEEEQYADAIYHAYSSFVWTAKALLLDKGINASSQAAVIQEFDKHYVESGIFEFPTSFGERVLQINKIEPSRQFAELFIKQAAVFHYEGASRREDLRVTT, from the coding sequence ATGCAGAGTTTCCGCACAGAATTAGAAAACCCAGTTGTAGAACACGAGATAATAGAGCTGGAGAAAAAAATAAGAGCCTTTCAGGGCGGAGAGATCCCTGAAGAGAAATTCCGTTCGTTACGGCTTGCCCGTGGTGTATATGGTCAGCGGCAAAGTGGTGTGCAAATGGTGCGCATTAAATTGCCCTTTGGCCGTATCACTTTCAAGCAGATGCTGAAAATTGCCGACATATCCGACGAGTATGCGAGCAAGAACCTGCATTTGACGACGCGACAAGATATTCAGATTCACTATGTGAGCCTCGATAAAACGCCGGAAGTATGGGCCAAGTTGGCGGAGGACGATATGACGCTTCGCGAAGCCTGTGGAAATACGGTACGTAATGTCACGGCTTCCCCCGCTTCGGGTATTGATCCAGACGAGCCTTTCGATGTGTCACCATACGCACAAAGCACCTTTGCGTATTTCCTGCGCAACCCCTTTTGTGCGGAGATGGGTCGTAAAATTAAGATGTCGTTCTCGTCAAGCGACAAAGACACGGCCTTTTCGTACATACACGATTTTGGTTTTATTCCAAAGGTCAGGATGGTTGATGGCGAAGAGATCCGTGGCTTTAAAGTTATGATGGCCGGCGGACTCGGATCGCAGCCTTTTCTTGCTAGCCCCATATTTGACTTTTTGCCTGAGGATGATGTCCTGCCTTACATAGAATCGACCTTGCGGGTATTTGACCGTTATGGTGAACGCAATAACAGGAACAAAGCACGCTTCAAGTACTTGGTGCAAAAGCTTGGCCTAGAGGAGGTGTTGCGCCTGATTGACGAGGAGCGTACCGCAAACAAGATAAAAACCTACCGTGTAGACCGCGGCCTCATTCCGCAACCGGAAGCGCCAACAGCGGTGGTAATACCTGTAGAACCGGTGGATCAGCTCGCTTTCGAGCTGTGGAAGGCTACCAATACCTTCGAGCAAAAGCAAAAAGGATATTACGGGGTTTATGTAAAGATACTAACTGGCGATATCCCTACCGATAAAGCGCGCATGCTGGTAAGTGGTGTTCAAGGACATATTGCCGACGACATCCGTATTACCCAAGATCAAAATCTGCTATTCAAATATGTACGTCCAGAATCCTTGCCTCATATCTTTAATGTATTAACGGAACTAGGCTATGCAAAACCGGGGTACAACAGTACTTCCGACGTGACGACCTGTCCCGGAACAGATACCTGTAACCTCGGCATTTCCAACTCGACAGAGATGGCGCGCGTGCTAGAGAAATACATCCATGAATTTCATCAGGATTTCATCTACGAGCAACACTTAAAGATCAAGATCTCCGGCTGTATGAATTCCTGCGGCCAGCATGGATTAGCCCATATTGGTTTTCACGGCAGCTCGGTTAAAGCAGCGGGCAAAGTGGTGCCAGCAGCGCAGGTGATGCTCGGCGGCGGAACCGTTGGCAATGGCGTAGGCCGTGTGGCTGAGCGCGTTATCAAAGTGCCCACTAAGCGCGTGCTCAACGTGGTCGACCTGGTGCTGACCGACTACAAAGCAAACCGCCAGCAGGACGAGAATTTCCATGCATACTATGATCGGCAGACCAAGGATTATTTCTACCGTATGCTGAAGCCTTTATCGGACCTGACGACACTTTCTGATGATGAATTTATCGACTGGGGACATGAGGAAAGCTTTGCTACGGCAATTGGTGTAGGTGAATGTGCCGGTGTAGTCATTGATTTGGTGGCCACACTATTGTTGGAAGCCGAAGAGAAGGTGGACTTGGCCAATAAAGCTTTTGAGGAAGAGCAGTATGCCGATGCCATTTATCATGCTTATAGCTCCTTTGTGTGGACAGCAAAAGCATTGCTGTTGGACAAAGGGATCAATGCCAGCAGCCAAGCGGCGGTGATTCAGGAATTTGATAAACATTACGTGGAAAGTGGTATATTCGAGTTCCCGACTTCATTCGGCGAGCGCGTGCTGCAGATCAATAAAATCGAACCTTCGCGGCAGTTTGCTGAGCTGTTTATCAAACAGGCGGCAGTTTTCCACTATGAAGGTGCGAGCAGACGAGAAGACCTACGGGTAACTACTTAA
- a CDS encoding PstS family phosphate ABC transporter substrate-binding protein, with translation MRIRKYLTYSLLFLLAAVSCAPKVKEGYDEKTGFIGTISVSGAFALYPIVVLWSEDFKKIHPNVRFNISAGGAGKGISDVLSNMVDIGLVSRDLHEQELARGAFPVHVAKDAVVGTFNKAHPNHDLLLQRGLTQQELIGIFVEKKYRLWSDIDARFVKEPIEVYVRSDAAGAAETWAKFLGERQEGLKGVGIFGDPGLAQAIKDKPLAIGFNNINYVFDLKSKATAQGIAVLPIDIDGNGSIAADENFYDNLDSLTSAVATNRYPSPPARDLTFVIRSDKKTKLLSEFIRFVLDKQQQGYLLENGYVPLNEELKEKELKKL, from the coding sequence GTGCGCATACGTAAATATTTAACTTACAGTCTACTATTTTTGCTTGCCGCCGTATCCTGTGCACCGAAGGTGAAAGAAGGCTACGATGAAAAAACAGGTTTTATCGGAACTATTTCCGTTTCAGGCGCGTTTGCGCTGTATCCCATCGTCGTTTTATGGAGCGAGGATTTCAAGAAGATACATCCCAACGTGCGTTTTAATATTTCCGCCGGTGGAGCCGGAAAAGGGATTTCCGATGTGTTGTCCAATATGGTGGATATCGGCTTGGTGTCACGCGATCTGCATGAGCAGGAGCTTGCCCGTGGCGCATTTCCGGTGCATGTTGCCAAGGATGCTGTGGTCGGCACCTTCAACAAGGCGCATCCCAACCATGACCTGCTGCTACAGCGTGGGCTTACACAGCAGGAGCTGATCGGTATTTTCGTCGAAAAAAAGTACCGCTTATGGAGTGATATCGACGCGCGCTTCGTGAAAGAACCTATTGAGGTATACGTGCGGTCCGATGCTGCTGGGGCTGCCGAAACCTGGGCCAAATTTCTGGGTGAGCGCCAAGAGGGATTAAAAGGTGTCGGAATTTTTGGAGATCCCGGTTTGGCGCAGGCCATAAAAGATAAACCGCTGGCCATAGGATTTAACAATATCAACTATGTGTTTGATCTGAAGAGCAAAGCTACGGCACAAGGTATCGCGGTGCTACCGATTGATATTGACGGGAACGGCAGTATCGCTGCGGACGAAAATTTCTATGACAACCTGGATTCATTGACGTCTGCCGTGGCCACGAATCGATATCCATCTCCGCCTGCGCGGGATTTGACATTTGTGATTCGTAGCGATAAAAAGACAAAGTTACTGAGCGAGTTCATTCGCTTCGTATTGGATAAACAGCAACAGGGCTACCTTTTGGAAAATGGATATGTCCCGTTAAATGAGGAGTTGAAGGAAAAGGAACTAAAAAAACTGTAA
- the pstC gene encoding phosphate ABC transporter permease subunit PstC gives MNWRLIKDKLAERSFVLLLLSSVVVILLILIGLAMKSVPLLRAESLLTVLTDSVWSPLKGNFGFLPFIMGTIWVTLISLVIAVPLCVLASVYLVEYASEALRKMVLPLMNVLAAIPPVLYGVWGVLFVVPILSDYIAPLFGVNTTGYTVLAGGIVLAVMIFPIMISIMVEVLQTIPQELKAASLSLGATKWETITKVILVKAKPGILAAVVLGVSRAFGETVAVLMVCGNIPQLPKSLFDAGYPLPALIANNFGEMMSIPLYDSALMFAALLLFVLIFGFNLLSRLILNRLEEKAQ, from the coding sequence GTGAATTGGAGATTGATTAAGGATAAGTTAGCTGAGCGAAGTTTTGTCCTTTTGTTGCTTTCGTCTGTCGTCGTGATCTTATTGATCTTGATTGGGCTGGCCATGAAATCGGTGCCGCTGCTTCGTGCGGAAAGCCTTTTAACCGTATTGACAGACAGTGTATGGTCGCCATTGAAAGGGAATTTCGGGTTTCTGCCCTTTATTATGGGTACCATTTGGGTAACCTTGATCTCTTTGGTTATCGCTGTACCCTTGTGTGTGCTGGCCTCCGTTTACTTAGTAGAATATGCGAGCGAGGCCCTACGTAAGATGGTTCTACCCTTGATGAATGTGTTGGCGGCCATTCCGCCCGTGCTTTATGGGGTGTGGGGCGTTTTGTTCGTCGTGCCCATATTGAGCGACTACATTGCGCCGCTATTTGGCGTTAACACCACGGGATATACGGTTTTAGCGGGCGGTATTGTTTTAGCGGTGATGATCTTCCCCATCATGATCAGTATTATGGTGGAGGTGTTGCAAACCATTCCGCAGGAATTGAAAGCTGCTTCGCTCTCTTTGGGAGCCACCAAGTGGGAAACCATTACCAAAGTTATTTTGGTCAAGGCAAAGCCGGGTATTCTGGCAGCGGTGGTTCTTGGTGTGTCTCGTGCCTTTGGCGAAACGGTGGCCGTACTGATGGTTTGTGGAAACATCCCGCAGCTACCAAAATCGCTGTTCGATGCAGGATATCCACTACCAGCATTGATTGCCAATAACTTTGGCGAGATGATGTCCATTCCTTTATACGACTCGGCACTGATGTTTGCGGCGTTGCTTCTGTTCGTACTTATTTTCGGATTTAACTTGTTATCGCGCTTGATATTAAACAGATTGGAGGAAAAAGCACAATGA
- a CDS encoding PstA family ABC transporter permease: MSNVKSRLRKEKIAKIAMQLSGMAITGSLFFIVGTILYKGLPYLSWEMVSQSPQGGFYIGKDGGIFNAILGSLYLATVSTALATLIGIPISIYLNMYVKSGSFLERACKLLFDVLFGIPSIVYGAIAFSIMVWIGIRASLLGGIITITLLTIPIVVRTIDELLKTIPIDLKHVTFSLGSTRWETAKMFLRYIRPGIFTAILLAFGRAIGDVAGVLLTTGFSDNLPKYIDEPSATLPLAIFFQLSSPIPEVQGRAYASALVLTCIILIIVICTHLLASKQQKHKI; the protein is encoded by the coding sequence ATGAGTAATGTGAAAAGTAGGCTGCGGAAGGAGAAAATCGCTAAAATCGCGATGCAGCTATCGGGCATGGCCATCACCGGTTCTTTGTTTTTTATCGTGGGCACCATTCTCTACAAGGGGCTACCCTATCTTTCTTGGGAAATGGTGTCGCAAAGTCCACAAGGTGGCTTCTACATTGGCAAGGATGGTGGTATCTTCAACGCTATATTAGGCTCCTTGTACCTTGCCACAGTTTCTACCGCCTTAGCAACCCTCATTGGTATCCCTATTTCGATCTACCTCAATATGTATGTGAAGAGCGGTTCTTTCCTTGAGCGGGCCTGCAAACTCCTGTTTGATGTGCTCTTCGGCATTCCATCGATTGTCTACGGAGCGATTGCATTCAGCATCATGGTTTGGATCGGGATACGGGCTTCCCTGCTGGGCGGTATCATTACCATCACCTTGCTGACCATTCCCATCGTCGTGCGCACGATCGATGAGCTATTGAAAACTATTCCTATTGATTTAAAACATGTGACTTTTTCCTTGGGTAGCACCCGTTGGGAAACCGCGAAGATGTTTTTGCGCTATATCCGTCCGGGCATTTTCACCGCTATATTGCTCGCATTTGGTCGGGCGATCGGTGATGTCGCTGGGGTGCTACTGACCACCGGATTCAGTGATAACCTACCCAAGTATATCGACGAGCCCTCGGCAACGCTGCCTTTGGCCATTTTCTTTCAGCTAAGCAGCCCCATTCCTGAAGTACAGGGACGCGCCTATGCATCGGCTTTAGTTTTAACATGTATCATTTTAATCATCGTTATATGCACGCATCTACTAGCATCCAAACAGCAGAAACACAAGATTTAG
- a CDS encoding phosphate ABC transporter ATP-binding protein, with product MHASTSIQTAETQDLVALATPHIQIKDLNVTIEGKRILKNINLSIPNNSVTSIIGPSGCGKTTLLKTLNRLVDDTKGVEITGSVLVNGEDIYAKGAEVTHIRKKMGLLSQKPFPLPMSIFDNVAYGPRIHGERDKKLLKQIVETQLRNVGLWEEVKDRLDASATRLSIGQQQRLCLARGLAVQPEIILGDESTSALDPISTQTIENLLIELKKDYTIVLVTHILRQARRVSDYIIFVYNGEVVEFGKTEDVLLHPQNEITQQYVKGFIS from the coding sequence ATGCACGCATCTACTAGCATCCAAACAGCAGAAACACAAGATTTAGTCGCTTTGGCCACGCCACATATACAGATTAAAGATCTGAATGTTACCATTGAAGGAAAGCGAATACTAAAAAATATCAATCTTTCGATTCCGAATAATTCGGTCACATCGATTATCGGACCCTCCGGTTGCGGGAAGACTACCTTATTGAAAACATTGAATCGCTTGGTAGATGATACCAAGGGTGTCGAGATCACTGGATCCGTCTTGGTGAATGGCGAGGATATCTATGCAAAGGGTGCCGAGGTAACCCATATTCGCAAAAAAATGGGTCTGCTATCACAAAAGCCTTTTCCATTGCCGATGTCGATCTTCGACAATGTGGCCTATGGACCACGTATCCACGGCGAGCGCGACAAGAAATTGTTGAAACAGATTGTGGAAACGCAGCTGCGCAATGTGGGGCTGTGGGAAGAGGTGAAAGATCGCCTCGATGCTTCCGCCACTCGCCTATCCATCGGTCAGCAGCAACGCCTATGCTTGGCGCGCGGCTTGGCCGTGCAGCCCGAAATAATCTTGGGCGACGAGTCGACGTCGGCGCTCGATCCGATATCTACGCAAACCATCGAAAATTTACTGATCGAGCTCAAGAAAGATTACACCATTGTGCTCGTCACGCATATTCTACGACAAGCGCGTCGTGTGTCGGACTACATCATCTTTGTATACAATGGCGAGGTCGTGGAGTTTGGCAAAACAGAAGATGTTTTGCTCCATCCACAAAATGAAATCACCCAGCAATATGTAAAGGGTTTTATTAGTTAA
- a CDS encoding sulfurtransferase: MKPIIKAAELQALYGQENFVIIDATSGAEARKTYESSHLLNALFVDLDRDLSAVNDPRLGGRHPLPSVVAFSETLSTLGIDAESHIVVYDRLNAANAAARFWWMARAAGVNKVQVLDGSFRAAREAGFPLSEGEELAPEPTTYRFEQWQLPMKALEEIDAWTSQESKLIIDVREAARYEGLTEPIDLIAGHIPTAINVPFMGNLNSDGSFKDPEMLHLLYEPILGRRDAKDIAIHCGSGVTACHSILALAHAGYDIPNLYVGSWSEWSRNDLPIEPKH; encoded by the coding sequence ATGAAACCGATTATTAAAGCTGCAGAACTTCAAGCGCTATATGGACAGGAAAACTTCGTGATTATTGATGCCACTTCCGGTGCGGAAGCAAGAAAGACATACGAGTCTAGCCATTTACTGAACGCACTGTTTGTGGATCTCGATCGGGATTTATCCGCTGTGAACGATCCGCGGCTCGGGGGCAGGCATCCCTTACCTTCCGTCGTCGCATTTTCGGAAACACTTTCAACATTAGGGATAGACGCGGAGAGCCATATCGTGGTATATGATAGGCTAAATGCCGCTAATGCGGCGGCACGTTTTTGGTGGATGGCGCGGGCGGCAGGCGTTAACAAGGTACAGGTGTTGGATGGTAGCTTTCGAGCCGCTAGGGAAGCTGGTTTTCCGCTAAGTGAGGGCGAAGAACTTGCGCCAGAACCAACTACATATAGGTTTGAACAGTGGCAATTACCGATGAAAGCATTAGAGGAGATAGATGCATGGACAAGCCAAGAGAGCAAGCTGATTATCGATGTGCGTGAAGCGGCACGCTACGAAGGCCTAACCGAACCGATTGACCTTATTGCCGGTCATATCCCTACGGCCATCAATGTTCCCTTTATGGGCAACCTAAATAGCGATGGGTCCTTCAAAGATCCGGAAATGCTTCATCTGTTGTATGAGCCAATTCTTGGAAGGAGGGATGCCAAGGATATCGCGATACACTGTGGTTCGGGCGTCACCGCTTGCCACAGCATCTTAGCGCTAGCGCATGCCGGATACGACATCCCGAACTTGTATGTAGGTTCGTGGAGCGAATGGTCAAGAAACGATTTACCCATTGAGCCTAAACACTGA
- a CDS encoding MFS transporter has product MEHSHDESTTSRLRAIVSGSIGNLVEWYDWYAYSAFSIYFAPIFFPESSPTAQLLNTAGIFAVGFLMRPIGGWLFGSLADRAGRKFSMTISVLLMSFGSLLIALTPSYASIGLIAPALLLIARLLQGLSVGGEYGTSATYLSEMATSNRRGFYSSFQYVTLIGGQLIALGIQLIMQKMLLNEAQMHEWGWRIPFFIGAGLSLVALYLRSHMAETEAFKRSADQSSKPAKKRSGSLAELLKHPKALITVFGLTLGGTVAFYTYSTYMQKYLINSVGFSKEDSTVITFTSLLLFALLQPLFGLLSDRIGRKPLLIGFGILGTLFTVPMLQKLGQLDSATDAWTAFLIIMLALIIVSGYTAINAVVKAELFPTNIRALGVGLPYSLIVAIFGGTCEYVALWFKHIGQEQYFFYYVTGCIFISLLVYSFMKDTKKTSSFH; this is encoded by the coding sequence ATGGAACATTCACACGACGAATCGACGACATCTAGGCTTCGAGCCATTGTTAGCGGCTCTATTGGCAATCTAGTAGAATGGTACGACTGGTATGCCTACTCTGCATTTTCGATTTATTTTGCACCTATCTTCTTTCCAGAAAGCAGCCCAACGGCACAGCTCTTAAACACTGCCGGAATATTTGCTGTTGGTTTTTTGATGCGGCCTATTGGCGGTTGGTTGTTTGGCAGCTTGGCAGATAGAGCTGGCCGGAAATTCTCGATGACCATTTCCGTGCTACTCATGTCCTTCGGATCGCTGCTGATTGCGCTTACACCTTCGTATGCGTCCATTGGTTTAATTGCCCCAGCCTTGTTGTTGATCGCTCGCTTGTTGCAAGGCCTGAGTGTTGGCGGCGAGTACGGCACCTCCGCAACCTACCTCAGTGAGATGGCGACTTCGAATAGAAGAGGGTTTTATTCCAGCTTTCAATATGTTACGCTTATCGGAGGTCAACTGATTGCACTAGGTATTCAGCTTATTATGCAAAAAATGCTACTGAATGAAGCACAAATGCACGAATGGGGATGGCGTATTCCTTTTTTTATTGGAGCGGGGCTATCTTTGGTAGCGCTGTATCTACGTAGCCATATGGCGGAAACTGAGGCCTTTAAGCGTAGCGCTGATCAATCCAGTAAACCGGCAAAAAAACGTAGTGGCTCGCTGGCAGAACTCCTCAAGCACCCTAAAGCTTTGATCACGGTTTTCGGACTTACCTTGGGCGGAACCGTCGCCTTTTACACCTATTCCACCTATATGCAGAAGTACCTGATAAACAGTGTAGGCTTTTCAAAAGAGGATTCAACGGTAATCACCTTTACTTCGTTGCTCCTTTTCGCACTCTTGCAGCCGCTATTCGGGTTGCTGTCCGACAGGATCGGCAGGAAACCTTTGCTTATTGGGTTTGGCATACTAGGGACATTGTTCACCGTGCCTATGCTCCAAAAACTTGGTCAGCTTGACAGCGCGACAGATGCATGGACCGCCTTTTTGATTATTATGCTGGCATTGATCATTGTGAGCGGCTACACTGCTATTAATGCGGTCGTGAAGGCAGAGCTTTTTCCCACCAATATACGTGCGCTGGGCGTTGGATTACCCTACTCCCTTATCGTGGCTATATTTGGAGGTACGTGCGAATATGTAGCCTTATGGTTTAAGCATATAGGGCAGGAGCAGTATTTCTTCTATTACGTTACAGGTTGTATATTTATCTCCCTGTTGGTGTATTCCTTTATGAAGGACACCAAAAAAACATCATCTTTTCATTAA
- the rpsU gene encoding 30S ribosomal protein S21 — MIIVNVKEGESLDRALKRFKKKFEKTGVLRELRSRQAYEKRSVTRRTQVKKAIYKQSLNQDNG, encoded by the coding sequence ATGATTATCGTAAATGTAAAAGAAGGAGAATCTCTAGACAGAGCGTTGAAACGTTTCAAAAAGAAATTTGAAAAAACTGGTGTATTACGCGAGCTACGTTCACGTCAAGCATACGAGAAAAGATCAGTTACTCGTCGTACCCAAGTTAAGAAAGCAATCTACAAACAGTCATTAAACCAAGACAACGGTTAA